Genomic segment of Sinorhizobium meliloti:
CATGTCATTGGCCCGCATGTCATAGACCACGTCGAGCCCGGTTTCCCGCGCCAGCAGATCGCCATCGCCAAGCTGTACCGTCAAGGCTTGGTCAGGGCGATGCAGGACGGTTTGACCGTGAAAACCTATTACATCAACATTATCGGGTAAAATATTGTTTTCCTGTAAAAACCTCCGGACGGCCAGTGCGTGCCGCAACGTCAGGTCGCGCTCAAGGTCTGCGAGAGTACCCGGGCGCTCTTCTCGTTTGACAATCGACCGGGCATCTTCGAGGCCCTGTTTCAGGCGCTCCCGGAACTGCGGATCATAGGCATATCCGGCGGACGGGCCGCGATCGACGATGGTGTCGCCGTCCGTTCGCACGACTGCGATATCTATGCCGTCCATGCTCGTGCCGCTCATCAGGCCGATCGCCGCCAATACCTTGCCCATGCATTATCCTCCGCCGAACGCGCGCCGCTTCGTACCCGCGTCTGCGTTCATAGCAAAACACCCGCCAAGCAAAAACGTGCACTTTCGAAGAAACAGTGATAAAGGCCCGGCGCACACGTTCTACCCAGCCGAAAGAGACAGGTTATGTCCGAGTTCAAGTCCGATTTCCTTCATACTCTCAGCGAACGCGGTTTCATCCATCAGACATCGCATGATGCCGGCCTCGACCAGCTGTTCCGGACGGAAACCGTGACCGCCTATATCGGCTTCGACCCCACGGCTGCGAGCCTGCACGCCGGCGGGCTCATTCAGATCATGATGCTGCACTGGCTGCAGGCGACCGGACACCGTCCTATTTCGCTGATGGGCGGCGGCACGGGCATGGTCGGCGACCCGTCCTTCAAGGACGAGGCGCGGCAATTGATGACGCCCGAAACGATCGCCGCCAACATAGCGAGCATCAAGACGGTCTTTTCGAACTACCTGAGATACGGCGACGGCCCCAAGGACGCGCTGATGATCAACAATGCCGACTGGCTGCTCGGCATCAACTACCTCGAGTTTCTGCGCGACGTCGGCCGGCATTTCTCGGTGAACCGCATGCTGTCTTTCGACAGCGTCAAGATGCGGCTCGAGCGCGAGCAGTCGCTGTCCTTCCTTGAATTCAACTACATGATCCTGCAGGCCTACGACTTCGTCGAGCTTTACGAGCGCACCGGATGCCGGCTCCAGATGGGCGGTTCGGATCAGTGGGGCAACATCGTCAATGGCATCGATCTCGGCCACCGGATGGGAACGCCGCAGCTCTACGCCCTCACCTCGCCGCTGCTGACCACTGCCTCCGGCGCGAAAATGGGCAAGTCCTTGAGCGGTGCCGTCTGGCTCAATCCGGATATGCTCGGACCCTACGAGTTCTGGCAGTACTGGCGAAACACCGAGGACGCCGACGTCGCCCGCTTCCTCAAGCTCTACACGACGCTGCCGATGGCCGAAATCGACCGGCTGTCGAAGCTCGGCGGTTCCGAGATCAACGAGGTCAAAAAGGTTCTGGCAACCGAGGTCACCGCCATGCTGCACGGGCGGGCGGCGGCGGAGCAGGCCGCCGAGACGGCGCGCAAGACCTTCGAGGAAGGTGCGCTTGCCGAGAACCTGCCCTCGGTCGAGGTCCCGGCTCCCGAACTCGAATCGGGGCTTGGCCTGCTGACGCTTCTCGTCCGCGCCGGTCTGGCCGCTTCGAACGGCGAGGCGCGCCGCCATGTTCAGGGCGGCGCCGTCCGGATCAATGACGATCAGGTCAGCGACGAACGCCGCATCATCGGAAGCGGCGACGTGACCGGCGACGGCGTCATCAAGCTCTCGCTCGGCAAGAAGAAGCACCTGCTCGTTCGGCCCGTGTGAGCGGGTGATAAGGCAATGGGAACCTGAGGCCGGCCGCAGCGCCGGCCTTTTTATTGAAACTCGAAGATGTTGCGGAAGACGCCCGGCGCTATGATCGACAGCGGGTTGATCGTCAGATTCGGCTGGCTGAACGGACCGGTGAGTTTGAACGTGATGCCGAGCAGACCGCGGTCACGGCCATTTCCGAGCAGGACACCGATCAGCGGCAGCTCGCCGAAGAGCCGGTTCAATCCATAGGCCGGCATGAACGTTCCCGTCATGTCCATGCGGCCGTTTGAGTCGCGGACGGTACCCTGGAACGTCGCGCCGACGTCGACGCCGCGGACGACCCCGCTGCCGACGCGGATCGCGCCCTGATCCAGTAGGAGTTGCGCGTAACCACGCTCGAACTGAGCCGTACTCACATCGATATCGCGCCGGACCGCCTCATTGAGGCTGCGCCCGTCCTGCCCCGCCCGCGTCGAGACCATCGATTGCAGCCTCTGCTCCCCGACGAGCGAGAACTTGCGGATATCCACGGTCCCACGCCAGGAATTTGCCCCGCGATCACGCAGTCGCAGATTGAGGAGGCCGCCGCGCATATTGCGATAGATATCGATGAAGCGTGCGAAAGCCCCGGCATCGCTTGTCGTCAGTTCCAGTGTGTTGTCCGCCCCGGCCTTCACCAGTCTGGCGACGACGGCCTGACCGCTTGCAGTCAACGCAGAAAGATCGACATCGTCGATCTGCTGGCCGCGGCTCGAATAGGCCAGGTTTACATTCGAGAGCACTTCGCCGTTAAAGCCGGTAACCCGATCGAGCCGCGCATTGATCTTCACATTGCCCGACCCTTTCGACCCCGATCCGCTCTTCACGCGGGCGAGCGCCGGCCGGATGTCAGCCGCAGTGCCGGTGAGGTCCACCGAATAGCCTCCATTGCTGCGCCCGACCGTGACGGCGAAATCGTCTCCGCTTGCGAGGCGCACGCCGCGCAGCCGCGCCGCCGCAAGACCCGATTCGTCGACGCGCAATTCGCCGGTGCCGCCAAAACCCTCACCGGTGAGCCGGAGGTCGTTTATTTCCGTAATGCTGCCGACGGGCCGGATTGTGAACGCCGCCTGTGCGGCGATGCCCGCTCCCTTGCTCCAGCCGATCCAGGGAAGCGACAGGATGGCCTTGCCGAGATCGGCCTTCACCGCCTGACTGCCGTCTTCCGCAAGCGATACGTCGATGCCGACAGGCCCCTTGACGATGCCGGACAGCGCCGGGGCGATTTTCGCCCGCGCCGCATCGTCGAGCGTCCCCGAGATTTCTCGCGTTCTCGTCACGCCGGCCGAGCCGTCCACCGGTTCGGTGAGCGCGACACGCATCTTCGCACCGTCGATGAGGGCATTCGCCTGAAGCACCGCACGCTCGTTGTCGATCCGCATCTTACCGTCGAGATTGGCGATCGATCGTCCCGCTATGGGCCGCTTTATCGTGACGTCCTCAAGCTGCATTTCCACCTGCCACAGCGGTGGCGGCGGCATCTGGTCGGATATGAGGCCAAACCGCGCGCCCACCAGCGCCGTCATAGGTCCGGCGAAATCCTCCGGCGCGAAAGGCGTCTTCTGAAGGGCCTGGATGGGCTTGTAGCGAACGAGCTCCGCTATCGCGTCCGCCTGTCCGGCGACCTCGATCTTCATTTCCGCCATCAGCGGCTTCTCATAGACGTCGGCGATAACGAAATCCCCGCCGTTCAAGGCGACGGACCGCCCGGACGGGAAAAAGGCGGCGCCCTTCCGGACCGCAACGGACATGCGCTCGCCGCTCAGGCTGAAGTGCCCGGCCGTGTCGCGCAGCGGCGGGATCTCACCGGCGATGTTGATGCGCGTCTCGTCGATCGCGAAGTTGATGTTGAGCTCCTTTTCGTCGAGCCTCAACTCACCGCCGCTGCTGGCGATGCGCCCCTCTGGTATCGAGACCTCGATGCGTGCATCGCTCACCGTCCCGCCGAAGAGATTGCCGATCGCCCAGCGGCGAGCCCCCTTCGCGAGCCACCATGGCCACAGCTGCTTCACCGCCCGGGCATGCAGCCTGTCGCTGAGTGCGGCGAAACTGATCCTTGGCGACGTCTTGCCGAAGGCGACCGAGAGCGAGCCCGCCATGGAACCGAGCGGGCTCGATATTGCCAGCTGATCGAAGATCAGCCTGTGCGCGTCGGACTCGAATCGGCCGCTCGCCTTGGCGTCAAAGGCAAGCGGCCGCTCCTGAATGTCTTCGGGATCGGAACTGGCGTTCTTGAGCAGAAGATCGACCGCAAAGCCCTTGCGATCGGCGCCGGCGATCTTGTCGAGGTCGATCAGGGCGCCGGTAAAAGGGAAGCTCGAACGGCCTATCCTGATCATCGACGATAGAATTTCGACGGAGGCCCGCTCGAAATCGTAGGAGAGGTTCAGGTCAGAGGAATTGAGAGTCGAGACGAGACCGCCGGCGTGGAATGAGCCCTTGGAAGTCTTGACGGTTGCCGTAAGTGCAGGCTTCCTGCCGTCCGTCGCGCGAGACGCGTTGAGCGTCACATCGGCGGTGGTCTCGATGCCGAAGGCCTCCTCCCTGGCCGATTTCCCGTGATAGAGGAACGGCGAGAGCGAGAGCGCGTCGAGGCGGGCCTCGAAGGCAGCAATGCGCCCATTGTTGCCGAGAGCCTTTGCCGTCAGCAGCGATTCTGTCCCATCGACTGCGATCGTACCGTCAACGCGCATCGAACTGTCCGGATCGTGGCTGAATTCCAGCGTCTTGATCTCGACGGGAACAACGCGCCCCCGGACGCCGCTGACTTTCAGGCTGAAATCCGAGAGCACGACGGTCTGCGTCGCCCGCCCCGCGGTCAACCGTGACATCCGGTCGCCCTGCGCGAACAGCTCCTCAAGCGCGTTACCCACATCGGCGATGCGGATGGCGGTGAGATCGATCGGCTCGCCGCGCGGCAAGAGGCCGGTGTCGAGTTCGCCTCCTTCCGCTTCGAGCCTCGAGACGTCGATGCGGCCGGTCGCCAGCGCGAAGGGATCGAGGGCGATCGAGATCGCACCGAGCTTGGCGAGGTGCCGGCCCGAACCGCTCTCCTTCAGAGTCACGCCGCGCGCCTTGAGCGCAATTGCGCCGCCGCCTGTCAAGCGGATGACTGTGCTTTCGACATCGGCGCGGTAACCCTGGCCGAGCGCGGCGTTGAGCGCGTTGCGTGCCCGGGCATTCAATGGTCCGTCGACGACCCCGCTTTCTATGATGGCGACGAGCGAAGCAACGGCGATGAAGACAAGGAGGGAACAGCACAGGAAAAGCCGTGCGCAGAAGCGCCACGCCCCGCCCGGGCGGGGCGTGTGCACAATGACCGGGTCGTGCGCCTGGGCCGAGGGCAACGCGTGCAGCGCGACGATGTCCTCTCTGCGAAAGTCGACTTTTTCGCCGCGGATTTCAGTCATCGGCCCGAGCGTCCGACCTGATCGCCCCATTGCGTGTTTCCCATCGGGCCGCTGCCACGTGAGTGATGGCCGGGTCTTTCATTCGCCCCATTTAGATCGATACTCGTCCAACCAAATCAACATGCTTCGTCTCTCGCGGGAGCGAGAGGACGAGCCATTTCCCCTTTCGCGCAAGATCGCTTGTGGCATTGA
This window contains:
- the tyrS gene encoding tyrosine--tRNA ligase — translated: MSEFKSDFLHTLSERGFIHQTSHDAGLDQLFRTETVTAYIGFDPTAASLHAGGLIQIMMLHWLQATGHRPISLMGGGTGMVGDPSFKDEARQLMTPETIAANIASIKTVFSNYLRYGDGPKDALMINNADWLLGINYLEFLRDVGRHFSVNRMLSFDSVKMRLEREQSLSFLEFNYMILQAYDFVELYERTGCRLQMGGSDQWGNIVNGIDLGHRMGTPQLYALTSPLLTTASGAKMGKSLSGAVWLNPDMLGPYEFWQYWRNTEDADVARFLKLYTTLPMAEIDRLSKLGGSEINEVKKVLATEVTAMLHGRAAAEQAAETARKTFEEGALAENLPSVEVPAPELESGLGLLTLLVRAGLAASNGEARRHVQGGAVRINDDQVSDERRIIGSGDVTGDGVIKLSLGKKKHLLVRPV
- a CDS encoding DUF3971 domain-containing protein, coding for MGRSGRTLGPMTEIRGEKVDFRREDIVALHALPSAQAHDPVIVHTPRPGGAWRFCARLFLCCSLLVFIAVASLVAIIESGVVDGPLNARARNALNAALGQGYRADVESTVIRLTGGGAIALKARGVTLKESGSGRHLAKLGAISIALDPFALATGRIDVSRLEAEGGELDTGLLPRGEPIDLTAIRIADVGNALEELFAQGDRMSRLTAGRATQTVVLSDFSLKVSGVRGRVVPVEIKTLEFSHDPDSSMRVDGTIAVDGTESLLTAKALGNNGRIAAFEARLDALSLSPFLYHGKSAREEAFGIETTADVTLNASRATDGRKPALTATVKTSKGSFHAGGLVSTLNSSDLNLSYDFERASVEILSSMIRIGRSSFPFTGALIDLDKIAGADRKGFAVDLLLKNASSDPEDIQERPLAFDAKASGRFESDAHRLIFDQLAISSPLGSMAGSLSVAFGKTSPRISFAALSDRLHARAVKQLWPWWLAKGARRWAIGNLFGGTVSDARIEVSIPEGRIASSGGELRLDEKELNINFAIDETRINIAGEIPPLRDTAGHFSLSGERMSVAVRKGAAFFPSGRSVALNGGDFVIADVYEKPLMAEMKIEVAGQADAIAELVRYKPIQALQKTPFAPEDFAGPMTALVGARFGLISDQMPPPPLWQVEMQLEDVTIKRPIAGRSIANLDGKMRIDNERAVLQANALIDGAKMRVALTEPVDGSAGVTRTREISGTLDDAARAKIAPALSGIVKGPVGIDVSLAEDGSQAVKADLGKAILSLPWIGWSKGAGIAAQAAFTIRPVGSITEINDLRLTGEGFGGTGELRVDESGLAAARLRGVRLASGDDFAVTVGRSNGGYSVDLTGTAADIRPALARVKSGSGSKGSGNVKINARLDRVTGFNGEVLSNVNLAYSSRGQQIDDVDLSALTASGQAVVARLVKAGADNTLELTTSDAGAFARFIDIYRNMRGGLLNLRLRDRGANSWRGTVDIRKFSLVGEQRLQSMVSTRAGQDGRSLNEAVRRDIDVSTAQFERGYAQLLLDQGAIRVGSGVVRGVDVGATFQGTVRDSNGRMDMTGTFMPAYGLNRLFGELPLIGVLLGNGRDRGLLGITFKLTGPFSQPNLTINPLSIIAPGVFRNIFEFQ